The proteins below come from a single Gossypium raimondii isolate GPD5lz chromosome 2, ASM2569854v1, whole genome shotgun sequence genomic window:
- the LOC105781468 gene encoding uncharacterized protein LOC105781468 has product MARWQILLSEFDIVYVSQKAIKGSAIVDFLASRALEDYEFVNFDFPNEDLIYVANTEENPQRDHVWRLKFDGASNATEYEACIMGIRAAIERNIKMLRVYKDSVLVIYQLKGEWKTRDPKLISYRKLVLELVDEFDDITFCYLPREENQMADAFATLASLIQVNRFEYVKNQEYLTQATENDKRTLRRIAIEYVLDGEVLYKRRKDQVLLRCVDAVEAKKILVEVHEGICGTHANGFTMARQIMRFGYY; this is encoded by the exons atggctagatggcagatCTTGctctctgaatttgacatagtatatgtaagtcagaaggccataAAGGGGAGTGCAATAGTTGATTTCCTGGCTAGTAGAGCCTTGGAGGATTATGAGTTCGtgaactttgattttccaaacGAGGACTTGATTTATGTTGCAAACACTGAAGAAAATCCTCAAAGGGATCACGTGTGGAGGTTAAAATTCgatggagcttcaaatgctacgg aatatgaagcatgtattatgggCATTCGTGCAGCCATTGAACGGAACATCAAAATGCTAAGAGTGTATAAGGATTCCGtattggtgatataccaactcaaaggggAATGGAAAACTAGAGACCCTAAGTTAATCAGTTATAGAAAGCTGGTTCTTGAATTGGTTGATGAGTTTGACGATATcaccttctgttatctcccacgagaggAAAACCAAATGGCTGATGCATTTGCTACTCTAGCTTCGTTGATTCAGGTGAACAGATTTGAG TATGTGAAGAATCAGGAGTACCTTACTCAAGCAACAGAGAATGACAAGAGAACTCTGAGAAGAATAGCCATTgaatatgtcttagatggggaagtGCTATACAAAAGAAGGAAGGATCAAGTactgttaagatgtgtggatgcCGTGGAAgccaagaaaattttggtggaagtccatgagggtatctGTGGGACTCACGCCAATGGTTTTACCATGgccagacagatcatgagatttggatactATTAG